In Dyella terrae, one DNA window encodes the following:
- a CDS encoding class I fructose-bisphosphate aldolase translates to MSIEDLESIALAMVAPGKGIIAIDESTNTIKKRFEAVGIENTEENRRAYRELLLTAPALNEHISGAILYDETIRQSTKDGVPFTQVMKKLGIIPGIKVDKGPVALAGFPGDVVTEGLDGLRDRLQEYAKLGAQFAKWRAVINISEDNPSSTAIEANCHALARYAALCQESGLVPMVEPEVIMDGDHTIEVSYEVHEAVLRSLFNALYEQNVLLEGTILKVSMVIPGKDCDEQAEVEEVADATVRVLKTTVPATLPGIVFLSGGQTDEQSTAHLNAMNRMGPHPWPLSFSYGRAMQQAALKLWAKDMKANYADAQKTVAARAKDNGLAALGQWNG, encoded by the coding sequence ATGAGCATCGAAGATCTCGAAAGCATCGCACTGGCGATGGTCGCGCCTGGCAAGGGCATCATCGCCATCGACGAATCGACCAACACCATCAAGAAGCGTTTCGAGGCCGTCGGCATCGAGAACACCGAAGAGAACCGTCGCGCCTACCGTGAGCTGCTGCTCACCGCCCCGGCGCTGAACGAGCACATCTCCGGCGCGATCCTCTATGACGAAACCATCCGTCAGTCGACCAAGGACGGCGTGCCGTTCACCCAGGTCATGAAGAAGCTCGGCATCATCCCGGGCATCAAGGTCGACAAGGGTCCGGTCGCGCTCGCCGGCTTCCCGGGCGACGTCGTGACCGAAGGCCTTGATGGCCTGCGTGACCGCCTGCAGGAATACGCCAAGCTCGGTGCCCAGTTCGCCAAGTGGCGCGCGGTCATCAACATCAGCGAAGACAACCCCAGCTCCACCGCCATCGAAGCCAACTGCCACGCGCTGGCACGCTACGCCGCGCTGTGCCAGGAATCGGGCCTCGTGCCGATGGTCGAGCCGGAAGTCATCATGGACGGCGACCACACCATCGAAGTGAGCTACGAAGTGCACGAAGCCGTGCTGCGCAGCCTCTTCAATGCCCTGTACGAGCAGAACGTCCTGCTGGAAGGCACCATCCTGAAGGTCAGCATGGTCATCCCGGGCAAGGACTGCGACGAGCAGGCCGAAGTCGAGGAAGTCGCCGACGCCACCGTGCGCGTGCTCAAGACCACCGTGCCGGCCACCCTGCCGGGCATCGTGTTCCTGTCCGGCGGCCAGACGGACGAACAGTCCACCGCGCACCTCAACGCCATGAACCGCATGGGCCCGCACCCGTGGCCGCTGTCGTTCTCCTATGGCCGCGCCATGCAGCAGGCTGCGCTGAAGCTGTGGGCCAAGGACATGAAGGCCAACTACGCCGACGCCCAGAAGACCGTGGCTGCCCGCGCCAAGGACAACGGCCTGGCTGCGCTGGGCCAGTGGAACGGCTGA
- a CDS encoding sugar ABC transporter substrate-binding protein, translating into MNKFHALAFTVSMIAAPAQAGTIGIAIFQGSADTQERVQHAAADAALRAGHDVILRNANGSLEAYHQILNELIDQRVDAMVLGMGKPQETAGELERAQRQGIPVVTITTGYSPYVPLQLDANHYNVGADSALYLMETLGHSGDMATIRYEKNAGSRMRGRTLDAVIAEEAGVREVASHTMTDTHDWKRDVRRGATDIMENHSGTLRAMWVSFDGQAVVVDDLLQEHGIGRDRLGMVTVDGSQDVYRRIASPKSTIIATFAIPFEAMAQEAVSHIDLWLSGKELPAKPTTVYFDAPMVDASNVTTFLRP; encoded by the coding sequence TTGAATAAATTCCACGCGCTTGCATTCACTGTATCCATGATCGCCGCCCCAGCGCAGGCCGGCACGATTGGCATCGCCATCTTTCAGGGAAGCGCCGATACACAGGAACGCGTGCAACATGCCGCGGCCGATGCCGCCCTGCGCGCCGGTCACGACGTGATCCTTCGCAACGCGAATGGCTCGCTGGAGGCCTACCATCAGATCCTCAACGAACTGATCGATCAGCGCGTGGATGCCATGGTCCTTGGCATGGGCAAGCCCCAGGAAACCGCCGGGGAACTGGAGCGTGCCCAGCGGCAGGGCATTCCGGTCGTGACCATCACGACGGGCTACAGCCCCTACGTACCGCTGCAACTGGACGCCAATCACTACAACGTCGGCGCCGACAGTGCCCTCTATCTGATGGAAACGTTGGGACACAGCGGGGACATGGCGACGATCCGATACGAAAAGAACGCGGGCTCACGTATGCGTGGACGCACGCTGGATGCGGTGATTGCCGAGGAAGCCGGCGTCCGTGAAGTGGCGAGTCACACCATGACCGATACGCATGACTGGAAGCGTGATGTCCGCCGCGGTGCGACCGACATCATGGAGAACCACTCCGGGACTTTGCGCGCCATGTGGGTGTCGTTCGATGGACAGGCCGTGGTCGTCGATGACCTTCTGCAGGAGCACGGGATCGGGCGTGATCGTCTGGGCATGGTCACCGTGGACGGGAGTCAGGACGTGTATCGGCGCATCGCATCGCCGAAGAGCACGATCATCGCCACGTTTGCCATTCCCTTTGAGGCCATGGCGCAGGAGGCCGTGTCGCACATCGATCTTTGGCTGAGCGGCAAGGAACTGCCCGCCAAACCTACGACCGTGTACTTCGACGCGCCGATGGTGGACGCATCCAACGTGACAACGTTTCTTCGCCCGTAA
- a CDS encoding CPBP family intramembrane glutamic endopeptidase — protein MRGILVMGIALAMGWSSAPCIAQTSAPAQSRASISIEDLRDPGRAAEWVSDAQQSSYKRVLAAYAGETSAHPADATLALAQCRFIRPYAFSEEIAWSDDALADLDACREAIGARFKQDAEVILYVFESVWGEEAIKAIRAVQPASEQWTKAQQSRLHAQLSNAYSTTKQKTLAGQEAVISARLDANSSVFNDGLRYLCDTQRRKEAETLLASSPLPDESWRLSARLHFASDNLSPAAALAELERAKGRKGISDTWLAAHVYERAGKYAEAAETLARIDTKSDYQGPDQYKLRADIAAGIGDHLAEATAVKEWLAKSGITAPVLFAYGSLLAHAPSQGFSLPLLPLALTLLLTALMLVVAPAFLAFPAHYRGTVRMRRHLPLDPPFARIGLRHMWLGLATLLLTSGLVPVLGAGNAVQAIGAGHVPTSTEASSFAMVELMTLALGALLVLPVILKLSFREWIGSRQFKFAAVVIVAFMVIKLLAYGLLAHSGAGHQAIKPNQHDQLVSTMAAGAVSMGGASLALILVAVLAPIYEELIFRGLILGGLARHLSFGWSNAWQALIFATIHFDLRNFVFYLAFGLVAGWLVRRTRGLAASMLLHVINNGIATLALLSASSAG, from the coding sequence ATGCGCGGCATACTGGTCATGGGAATCGCACTGGCCATGGGCTGGAGCAGCGCGCCGTGCATCGCGCAGACATCCGCTCCCGCGCAGAGTCGCGCCTCGATCAGCATTGAGGATCTGCGCGATCCTGGGCGCGCGGCCGAATGGGTATCCGACGCACAGCAAAGCTCATACAAGCGTGTGCTGGCGGCCTATGCGGGCGAAACGTCTGCGCACCCTGCGGATGCCACGCTAGCGCTCGCGCAGTGCCGTTTCATCAGGCCCTATGCCTTCAGCGAAGAGATCGCGTGGAGCGATGACGCCCTTGCGGACCTGGACGCCTGTCGCGAGGCGATCGGTGCGCGCTTCAAGCAGGATGCCGAAGTCATCCTCTACGTGTTCGAGAGCGTGTGGGGCGAGGAGGCTATCAAGGCGATTCGGGCCGTTCAGCCCGCGAGCGAGCAGTGGACAAAGGCGCAGCAGTCCCGCCTCCATGCTCAGCTGTCGAATGCGTATTCGACAACGAAACAGAAGACGCTTGCCGGTCAGGAAGCCGTGATATCGGCGCGCCTCGATGCCAACAGCAGCGTGTTCAATGACGGCTTGCGCTACCTGTGCGATACCCAACGACGCAAGGAAGCCGAAACGCTTCTCGCATCGTCTCCCCTGCCCGATGAATCCTGGCGCCTTTCCGCGCGTCTTCACTTTGCCTCGGACAATCTGAGTCCCGCCGCCGCACTTGCCGAACTGGAGCGCGCCAAGGGTCGCAAGGGCATCTCCGATACCTGGCTGGCGGCCCACGTGTACGAGCGGGCCGGCAAATATGCCGAGGCCGCTGAAACGCTCGCCAGGATCGACACAAAGTCTGACTACCAGGGACCCGACCAATACAAGTTGCGGGCAGATATCGCTGCCGGCATCGGCGATCACCTGGCCGAAGCCACGGCAGTGAAGGAGTGGCTGGCCAAATCGGGCATCACGGCACCGGTGCTGTTTGCCTATGGCTCCTTGCTCGCGCATGCGCCTTCGCAGGGGTTCTCACTGCCACTGCTTCCCCTCGCGCTGACCCTTCTTCTGACCGCGCTCATGCTCGTTGTAGCGCCCGCCTTCCTCGCCTTTCCTGCCCACTATCGCGGCACGGTTCGCATGCGCCGTCACTTGCCGCTCGATCCGCCTTTCGCGCGCATTGGCCTGCGACATATGTGGCTTGGCCTGGCGACGCTTTTGCTTACGTCAGGCCTCGTCCCGGTGCTTGGCGCCGGCAACGCGGTCCAGGCGATTGGCGCGGGACACGTGCCCACCAGCACAGAGGCATCGTCCTTCGCGATGGTCGAACTGATGACGCTTGCGCTGGGAGCACTGCTGGTGCTGCCGGTCATCCTGAAGCTCTCATTTCGCGAGTGGATCGGCTCCCGTCAGTTCAAGTTCGCGGCCGTCGTCATCGTCGCCTTCATGGTGATCAAGTTGCTCGCTTACGGCCTTCTTGCGCATTCCGGCGCGGGTCACCAGGCCATCAAGCCGAACCAGCATGACCAACTGGTCAGCACCATGGCCGCCGGTGCGGTCTCGATGGGAGGCGCTTCGCTCGCGCTGATCCTCGTAGCGGTGCTGGCGCCCATTTATGAAGAGCTGATCTTCCGGGGCTTGATCCTCGGAGGCCTGGCGCGGCACCTGAGTTTTGGATGGTCGAACGCGTGGCAGGCGCTGATCTTCGCAACGATTCATTTCGACTTGCGCAACTTCGTTTTTTACCTTGCCTTCGGGCTGGTAGCCGGCTGGCTGGTGCGTCGCACGCGCGGACTGGCTGCGTCGATGCTGCTGCACGTGATCAATAACGGTATCGCCACCCTGGCGCTGTTATCGGCGTCATCCGCAGGGTAA
- a CDS encoding VOC family protein gives MTKMIFVNLPVTDLARSKAFYEAIGAANNPAFTDDTAACMVISDTIFTMLLTHDKWRQFTSKKIVDAHNEAQVLLCLSAESREAVSSLVDAAVAAGGKGDPTPTQDFGFMFGRSFEDLDGHIWEVMWMDPTAIPPQG, from the coding sequence ATGACCAAGATGATTTTCGTGAACCTCCCCGTGACGGACCTGGCGCGCTCCAAGGCGTTCTATGAGGCAATCGGTGCGGCGAATAACCCGGCATTTACCGATGACACCGCCGCCTGCATGGTGATCTCGGACACGATCTTCACGATGTTGCTGACCCACGATAAGTGGCGCCAGTTCACCAGCAAGAAGATCGTCGATGCGCACAACGAAGCGCAGGTGCTGCTGTGCCTGTCGGCGGAGAGCCGCGAGGCCGTTTCGAGCCTGGTCGATGCAGCGGTTGCCGCAGGCGGCAAGGGTGACCCGACGCCGACGCAGGACTTCGGCTTTATGTTCGGTCGCAGCTTCGAGGATCTCGATGGCCACATCTGGGAAGTGATGTGGATGGACCCGACGGCCATCCCACCGCAGGGCTAA
- a CDS encoding MarR family winged helix-turn-helix transcriptional regulator, translated as MTEFIESQGLIFLPHILRRLANRFSDACDETFPDFGIVVPPRLVSTVHLLFEQGPQAVTDIANAVRQSHPFVIKAVKELKALSLVDTRSDPKDGRRTIVRLTTKGKAQAQRLLDVRPVFEAAYRRLMKEADADLFDALWRMEERLAKVDFTQRIEAERAKGG; from the coding sequence ATGACCGAATTCATCGAATCCCAGGGCCTGATCTTCCTGCCGCATATCCTGCGCCGCCTGGCCAATCGCTTCAGCGACGCATGCGACGAGACCTTTCCCGATTTCGGGATCGTTGTGCCGCCCCGGCTGGTCTCGACGGTTCATTTGCTGTTTGAGCAAGGGCCCCAGGCGGTGACGGATATTGCAAACGCGGTGCGGCAATCCCATCCGTTCGTCATCAAGGCGGTGAAGGAGCTCAAGGCGCTCAGCCTGGTCGACACCCGTTCCGACCCCAAGGATGGCCGACGCACGATCGTCAGGCTCACTACCAAAGGCAAGGCGCAGGCGCAGCGCCTGCTCGACGTCAGGCCGGTGTTCGAAGCGGCGTACCGCCGGCTCATGAAAGAAGCGGATGCTGACCTCTTCGATGCGTTGTGGCGGATGGAGGAGCGATTGGCAAAGGTCGATTTCACGCAGCGCATCGAGGCAGAGCGCGCCAAAGGCGGGTGA
- a CDS encoding OsmC family protein: MSSEQQVIEITLEQTSDFEFRVRFDDTSIPDLMTDEAPPLGQGHGPNPSRMLAAAVANCLSASLLFALRKYKNDPQHLAAHARATLERNEHGRWRVARIGVELKMDSVEADLSHLDRALAQFEDFCIVTQSVRQGIPVDVSVRDGQGTLLHEVAKSMA, translated from the coding sequence ATGAGCAGTGAGCAGCAGGTCATCGAAATCACGCTGGAGCAGACCTCGGATTTCGAGTTCCGCGTGCGTTTCGACGACACCAGCATCCCCGACCTGATGACCGATGAGGCGCCACCGCTCGGTCAAGGGCATGGCCCGAACCCCAGCCGCATGCTGGCGGCGGCCGTGGCCAACTGCCTGTCGGCCAGCCTGCTGTTCGCCCTGCGCAAGTACAAAAATGACCCGCAGCACCTGGCCGCGCATGCCCGCGCCACGCTGGAGCGCAACGAGCACGGTCGCTGGCGCGTGGCGCGCATCGGCGTGGAGCTGAAGATGGACAGCGTAGAAGCCGACCTGTCGCACCTGGATCGCGCGCTCGCGCAGTTCGAGGATTTCTGCATCGTCACCCAGAGCGTGCGCCAGGGCATTCCCGTGGATGTCAGTGTCCGTGACGGGCAGGGAACCTTGCTGCACGAAGTCGCCAAGAGCATGGCCTGA
- a CDS encoding S1/P1 nuclease, translated as MKYPRRALALVLAALVVAPSAHAWGRQGHAIVADLAQRHLSPSAEAEVERLLALDHTKSLADIASWPDDLRNDKDQQALWKSTQGLHYINFLHGDCDYQPPRDCKGDNCIVAAIEHYVTVLEDTRQSDATRLEALKFVVHFVGDIHQPLHAGSRDDKGGNTYQVQFDGKGTNLHSLWDSGMLKTHGKEWKDYADELSAEGPVALPAPRAPLDNPYAQWAEESCEISGKIYPDGHKIDDAYVKANLPVAEMRLRQAGRRLAEVLNLALTH; from the coding sequence ATGAAATACCCGCGTCGCGCGCTTGCCCTCGTCCTTGCCGCCCTTGTCGTTGCGCCGTCGGCGCATGCCTGGGGTCGCCAGGGCCATGCCATCGTCGCCGATCTGGCCCAGCGCCACCTCAGTCCGTCGGCCGAAGCCGAAGTTGAGCGTCTGCTGGCGCTGGACCACACCAAGTCCCTGGCCGACATCGCCAGCTGGCCGGACGACCTGCGCAATGACAAGGACCAGCAGGCGCTGTGGAAATCCACGCAGGGACTGCACTACATCAACTTCCTGCATGGCGACTGCGATTACCAACCGCCGCGCGACTGCAAGGGCGACAACTGCATCGTCGCCGCGATCGAGCACTACGTCACCGTGCTTGAAGACACCAGGCAGTCCGACGCCACGCGTCTGGAAGCACTGAAGTTCGTCGTGCATTTCGTAGGCGACATCCATCAGCCGCTGCACGCTGGTTCGCGTGACGACAAGGGCGGCAACACCTATCAGGTTCAGTTCGACGGCAAGGGCACCAACCTGCACAGCCTGTGGGACTCCGGCATGCTCAAGACCCACGGCAAGGAGTGGAAGGACTACGCCGATGAACTCAGTGCGGAGGGTCCGGTCGCATTGCCGGCCCCACGCGCACCGCTGGACAACCCCTACGCCCAATGGGCGGAAGAGTCTTGCGAGATTTCCGGCAAGATCTATCCCGATGGCCACAAGATCGACGACGCGTACGTCAAGGCCAACCTGCCGGTCGCCGAAATGCGCCTGCGCCAGGCCGGTCGTCGCCTTGCCGAAGTGCTCAATCTCGCACTGACGCACTGA
- a CDS encoding M13 family metallopeptidase produces the protein MRRLVLCSALFCTGLVALSVASNEPAARGAVPRSGVAINDLDRSVRPQDDFYQFAVGGWIKRVKGPAYMPGWSAGRELQLNVYEALDKDVRDLMKGGRATGNEHKLADIYASYIHVEQIDRLGLTPIAPYLATFDAAKSPADIADAIAMLSAQGLDLGIGTWVHPDDEDPSRYLADFVQSDLGLSERDYYLSDEPRFATIRDAYRGHVTRVLSLSGVADADTLARKVIALETRLAKAQWTPVATRVPGATAHRVSRKALAEAVPGLDMARFAQGIGIPATAEHFNISQPDYFATYGKLLAEVPAPVWRAYLRVRLIDHLARFLPQPYRDEADRFFSGTLYGATASRPRWLRAMGVLEDSMGDALGQLYVQKHVPPEAQARARVVLDNVIASFRQRIAASDWLSDTSKQGALAKLDQLVIRMGAPGHIRDYGRLVTAPDDAVGNWMRARTLLARFEIEKLSRPVDREEWTMSPQSVNGYYSVSRNQVVLPAALLQAPYFQADADDAVNYGGLGFFIAHELSHAFDRAGSQYDGEGKRVEWMTPADRAEFERRAHAIVVQFDDYAVSPGHHLNGELTIGENIADTSGLAIAYDAYQRSLQGHHAPVIEGFTGDQRFYLGFARTWASEPIVTQAAITHALADTHAPDRFRVTGAVSNQDAFHRAYRVKEGDGEFRAPDKRARIW, from the coding sequence ATGCGGCGGCTCGTCCTGTGTTCGGCCCTGTTTTGTACGGGCTTGGTTGCCTTGTCCGTGGCGAGCAACGAACCCGCTGCGCGGGGCGCGGTGCCGCGCTCCGGTGTCGCGATCAACGACCTGGATCGCAGCGTGCGTCCACAGGACGACTTCTATCAGTTCGCTGTCGGCGGCTGGATCAAGCGGGTAAAAGGACCGGCCTATATGCCCGGCTGGAGCGCCGGCAGGGAACTCCAGCTCAACGTCTATGAGGCGCTGGACAAGGATGTCCGTGACCTGATGAAGGGCGGTCGCGCGACGGGCAACGAACACAAGCTCGCGGACATCTATGCCAGCTACATCCATGTGGAGCAGATCGACCGGCTCGGATTGACGCCCATTGCGCCCTATCTGGCGACATTCGACGCGGCGAAATCACCAGCCGATATCGCCGATGCCATCGCGATGCTCTCTGCCCAGGGCCTTGACCTGGGCATCGGCACCTGGGTGCATCCGGATGACGAAGATCCCAGCCGCTATCTGGCCGACTTCGTCCAGTCCGATCTTGGCTTGTCGGAGCGGGACTATTACCTGAGCGATGAGCCACGCTTTGCCACCATTCGCGACGCCTACCGCGGCCACGTGACGCGCGTGCTTTCGCTCTCGGGCGTGGCTGATGCGGACACACTTGCGCGCAAGGTGATCGCCCTGGAAACGCGACTGGCCAAAGCGCAGTGGACACCAGTGGCCACCCGTGTTCCGGGCGCTACCGCGCATCGCGTGTCACGCAAGGCACTGGCCGAAGCCGTACCAGGCCTCGACATGGCGCGATTTGCCCAAGGCATCGGCATTCCCGCCACGGCGGAGCACTTCAACATCAGTCAGCCCGACTACTTCGCCACCTACGGCAAGCTGCTGGCTGAGGTTCCGGCGCCCGTATGGCGCGCCTATCTGCGCGTGCGCCTCATCGATCATCTGGCGCGGTTCCTCCCGCAACCCTACCGTGACGAAGCCGACCGGTTCTTCAGTGGCACGCTCTATGGCGCGACGGCAAGCCGTCCGCGCTGGTTGCGGGCCATGGGTGTCCTGGAAGACAGCATGGGCGATGCGCTGGGGCAGCTGTACGTGCAGAAGCATGTTCCACCCGAGGCACAAGCGCGCGCACGTGTCGTTCTGGACAACGTGATTGCCAGCTTTCGCCAGCGCATTGCCGCCTCGGACTGGCTCAGTGACACCAGCAAACAAGGCGCCCTCGCCAAGCTCGACCAACTGGTGATTCGCATGGGCGCTCCCGGGCATATTCGCGATTACGGGCGCCTCGTCACGGCACCTGACGATGCCGTTGGCAACTGGATGCGTGCACGCACCCTGCTCGCACGCTTTGAGATCGAAAAGCTCTCGCGCCCCGTTGATCGCGAAGAATGGACGATGTCGCCGCAGTCGGTGAACGGGTATTACTCCGTCAGCCGCAATCAGGTGGTCCTGCCCGCCGCACTCCTACAGGCGCCCTACTTCCAGGCCGATGCGGACGATGCGGTCAATTACGGTGGGCTGGGCTTCTTCATCGCTCACGAGCTGAGCCATGCATTCGATCGCGCAGGTAGTCAGTACGACGGGGAAGGCAAACGTGTCGAATGGATGACGCCGGCAGATCGCGCTGAATTCGAGCGTCGCGCGCATGCCATCGTCGTTCAGTTCGATGACTATGCCGTGTCGCCCGGCCATCACCTCAACGGCGAACTGACCATTGGCGAGAACATCGCCGATACGTCGGGACTGGCGATCGCCTATGACGCCTATCAGCGATCCCTGCAGGGTCATCACGCCCCGGTCATCGAAGGCTTCACCGGCGATCAGCGCTTTTATCTGGGCTTTGCGAGAACCTGGGCTTCCGAGCCCATCGTCACGCAGGCAGCGATCACCCATGCACTCGCCGACACGCATGCACCGGACAGGTTTCGCGTCACCGGCGCGGTATCCAATCAGGATGCGTTCCATCGTGCCTACCGGGTGAAGGAAGGCGATGGCGAGTTCCGCGCGCCGGACAAGCGAGCACGCATTTGGTGA
- a CDS encoding energy transducer TonB, protein MKKTLRPLLCGLAAVMAVAAATPVLAQDARKVDPDHLSAYWILLNTKVNADIPNTGRNMDKPGCASVSYQVGSDGLPMNIELKKVAPESDLGSVAVSIVKNLRYGPSLTNRHSEPVATYYIVPFNMPADAAAKAKLIAACQLPGYGQG, encoded by the coding sequence ATGAAGAAGACCCTTCGCCCGTTGCTGTGCGGCCTGGCGGCCGTGATGGCGGTGGCCGCTGCGACCCCCGTACTGGCGCAGGACGCCCGCAAGGTCGATCCCGACCACCTGTCGGCGTACTGGATCCTGCTGAACACCAAAGTGAACGCGGACATCCCCAACACCGGCCGCAACATGGACAAGCCCGGCTGCGCCTCGGTGAGCTACCAGGTCGGCTCCGATGGCCTGCCCATGAACATCGAGCTGAAAAAAGTGGCGCCAGAGAGCGATCTCGGTTCGGTCGCCGTGAGCATCGTGAAGAACCTGCGCTATGGCCCGTCGCTGACCAACCGTCACAGCGAGCCGGTGGCGACCTATTACATCGTGCCGTTCAACATGCCGGCTGACGCCGCCGCCAAGGCCAAGCTCATCGCCGCCTGCCAGCTTCCCGGCTACGGACAGGGTTGA
- the pyk gene encoding pyruvate kinase, which translates to MTNDNPLRRTKIVATLGPATDAPGMLEKIIAEGVDVVRLNLSHGQPDDHRARATAVRDAAAKVGREVGILADLQGPKIRVERFANGPIELKMGDSFVLDCSPNAAPGSQESVGVSYYGLPNDVVPGDVLLLDDGLVGLTVDRVEGSKIYTHVCVPGRLSDRKGLNRQGGGLSVDALSDKDKNDIKLAAEIGCDFLAVSFVRSAADMDQARRLLEEAGGKASLVAKIERADAIPVLGEIIDASDVVMVARGDLGVEIGDAELPGLQKKIIRESMQRNRAVITATQMLQSMVRSPIPTRAEVLDVANAVIDGTDAVMLSEESAAGAHPDKAVAALRRICLGAERQFEPKEDISGHRLDRTDQAIALAAMLLASQLGVRALVALTESGATAQWLSRYRSAVPIYALSPFDDARRRMLVLRDVQPVKFTHASSLTPTASAREAVRLLFQQGKLSDGDRVVLTHGDHIGRGGGTNTLKLLSVGPDGEVESLRDL; encoded by the coding sequence ATGACGAACGATAATCCGCTGCGCCGCACCAAAATTGTCGCCACCCTCGGTCCCGCCACCGACGCGCCTGGCATGCTCGAAAAAATCATCGCCGAAGGCGTCGACGTGGTTCGCCTGAACCTCTCGCACGGGCAGCCGGACGATCACCGTGCCCGCGCTACCGCCGTCCGCGATGCGGCGGCCAAGGTCGGCCGCGAAGTCGGCATCCTGGCCGACCTGCAAGGCCCCAAGATTCGCGTCGAGCGTTTTGCCAACGGCCCCATCGAACTGAAGATGGGCGACAGTTTCGTGCTCGATTGCAGCCCCAACGCCGCGCCTGGCAGCCAGGAAAGCGTGGGCGTCAGCTATTACGGCCTGCCCAACGACGTGGTGCCGGGTGACGTGCTGCTGCTGGACGACGGCCTGGTCGGCCTTACGGTCGATCGCGTCGAAGGCAGCAAGATCTACACGCATGTCTGCGTGCCGGGTCGCCTCTCTGATCGCAAGGGACTTAACCGTCAGGGCGGTGGCCTCTCCGTCGACGCGCTGTCGGACAAGGACAAGAACGACATCAAGCTCGCCGCGGAAATCGGCTGCGATTTCCTCGCCGTGTCCTTCGTGCGCTCCGCTGCCGATATGGATCAGGCGCGTCGCCTGCTGGAAGAGGCCGGCGGCAAGGCCTCGCTGGTGGCCAAGATCGAGCGCGCTGACGCCATTCCGGTGCTGGGCGAAATCATCGACGCCTCCGACGTCGTGATGGTGGCGCGCGGTGACCTGGGCGTGGAAATCGGCGATGCCGAACTGCCCGGCCTGCAGAAAAAGATCATTCGCGAATCCATGCAGCGCAATCGCGCCGTGATCACCGCCACGCAGATGCTGCAGTCGATGGTGCGCTCGCCCATCCCGACGCGCGCCGAGGTGCTCGACGTGGCCAACGCCGTGATCGATGGCACCGACGCGGTGATGTTGTCCGAGGAATCGGCCGCTGGCGCGCATCCGGACAAGGCTGTCGCCGCGCTGCGTCGCATCTGTCTCGGTGCCGAGCGCCAGTTCGAGCCGAAGGAAGACATCAGTGGTCATCGCCTGGATCGAACGGATCAGGCCATTGCATTGGCCGCGATGCTGCTGGCCAGCCAGCTTGGCGTGCGCGCGCTGGTCGCGTTGACCGAGTCCGGCGCCACGGCGCAGTGGCTGTCGCGCTATCGCAGCGCCGTGCCGATCTATGCGTTGTCACCGTTCGACGATGCGCGTCGCCGCATGCTGGTGTTGCGCGATGTGCAGCCGGTGAAGTTCACGCATGCCAGCTCGCTGACGCCGACCGCATCGGCGCGCGAAGCGGTGCGCCTGTTGTTCCAGCAGGGCAAGTTGTCCGACGGCGATCGCGTCGTGCTGACCCACGGCGACCATATCGGTCGCGGCGGCGGCACCAACACGTTGAAGCTCCTGTCGGTGGGCCCGGACGGCGAAGTGGAGAGCCTGCGCGACCTGTAA